The following are encoded together in the Candidatus Binataceae bacterium genome:
- a CDS encoding DUF3891 family protein encodes MIVRAEEDGTLVLISQTDHSQMVGEFAAHWGNQRYAQPRPYEPVVRAAIYHDYGWLSYETAPKLDPASGRPSSFMQAGPPLSSYGWIADWMKSIDRYSALLISMHRTGLWQRRYGVMSHPDGPNPRSLSPEIAGFIETSEAWQRQERQAVDQAVLDVNYRLLQVWDLLGLYFCCAPPRADFIDPVPLDYSSAGVRMTMTPAGANRVAFDPYPFDLRPLRVQVRARRLAAPTYADEAELRKAYFQAPHQLLEFELS; translated from the coding sequence ATGATCGTCCGCGCCGAAGAAGATGGAACTTTGGTACTCATCAGCCAGACCGATCATTCGCAGATGGTTGGCGAATTTGCCGCGCACTGGGGCAATCAACGCTACGCTCAGCCTCGTCCCTACGAGCCCGTGGTGCGCGCCGCGATTTATCACGACTATGGCTGGCTCAGTTATGAAACCGCACCCAAGCTGGATCCGGCCAGCGGTCGTCCGAGTAGTTTCATGCAAGCCGGTCCGCCACTTAGCTCCTACGGCTGGATTGCCGATTGGATGAAAAGCATCGACCGCTATTCGGCCCTGCTCATCAGCATGCACCGTACCGGCTTGTGGCAGCGACGCTACGGCGTGATGAGCCATCCCGACGGTCCCAATCCACGCAGCCTCTCACCCGAGATCGCTGGCTTTATCGAGACCAGCGAGGCCTGGCAGCGCCAAGAACGGCAGGCCGTCGACCAGGCCGTGCTGGATGTCAACTACCGCCTGCTGCAGGTCTGGGACCTTCTGGGCTTGTATTTTTGTTGCGCCCCGCCACGTGCTGATTTTATCGATCCCGTGCCTCTGGATTATTCCAGCGCAGGGGTCCGCATGACCATGACCCCAGCGGGCGCCAATCGGGTCGCTTTCGATCCCTATCCTTTCGACCTGCGCCCGCTGCGAGTGCAGGTGCGCGCGCGGCGGCTGGCGGCGCCGACCTATGCCGACGAGGCCGAGTTACGCAAGGCCTATTTTCAGGCTCCTCACCAGCTCTTGGAGTTCGAGCTTTCTTGA
- a CDS encoding Rieske 2Fe-2S domain-containing protein, whose protein sequence is MLTPEHNDLLTRVGPGTPMGEMLREYWAPVLRSQALEADGAPVRVRLLGENFVAFRSTDGRVGFFDEGCPHRCTSLALARNEDNALTCIFHGWKIDVSGKVVEVPSEPPERRAEFAAKVRVRHYPVREAGTLVWVYLGKREQPPEFPRLEFTQLPASHIDVHRGVVHYNWLQGLEAHIDSAHLGILHRSFISKQTAIRGKIDDIAMAATDNGPRFELDVTPYGLREAALRQMKDGSMYARIRDIVLPYFTFIPFNRYAPCQGRASVPIDDEWNAEFYLIYDPYKPLDPEVPAVAYAGSSGDPDNFSANLGDFDNLWHQDRRSMKEGHWSGLGRNVPFEDFTVEASMGSRLDRSREYLGSSDTIIIRARRLLLDAVRAFAEGKQVPWQSGIDFSRIRSLAISYPASDSWRSLDTIGAYTQPEA, encoded by the coding sequence ATGCTGACCCCCGAACACAACGACTTGCTGACTCGAGTTGGCCCGGGTACCCCGATGGGCGAGATGCTGCGGGAGTATTGGGCACCGGTTTTGCGCAGCCAGGCCTTGGAGGCGGACGGCGCGCCGGTACGGGTGCGCCTGCTGGGCGAGAATTTTGTCGCCTTTCGCTCGACCGACGGCCGGGTGGGTTTTTTCGACGAAGGCTGTCCTCATCGCTGCACCTCGCTGGCACTGGCACGCAACGAAGATAACGCCCTGACCTGCATCTTCCACGGCTGGAAAATCGACGTCTCGGGCAAGGTGGTCGAGGTACCCTCCGAGCCGCCCGAGCGACGCGCCGAGTTCGCCGCCAAGGTGCGGGTGCGCCATTATCCGGTGCGCGAGGCCGGCACCCTGGTCTGGGTCTACCTGGGCAAACGCGAGCAACCCCCGGAATTCCCGCGCTTGGAGTTCACCCAGCTTCCCGCAAGCCATATCGACGTCCACCGCGGGGTGGTCCACTACAACTGGCTGCAAGGGCTGGAGGCCCACATCGACTCGGCCCATCTGGGAATTCTCCATCGCAGCTTCATCAGCAAGCAGACCGCGATTCGCGGCAAAATCGACGATATCGCGATGGCAGCAACCGACAACGGCCCGCGCTTCGAGCTGGACGTCACGCCCTACGGGCTACGTGAAGCCGCGCTGCGCCAGATGAAAGACGGCAGCATGTACGCGCGCATCCGCGACATCGTGCTGCCCTACTTCACCTTCATCCCGTTCAACCGCTATGCCCCCTGCCAGGGGCGCGCCAGCGTGCCGATCGACGACGAATGGAACGCCGAGTTCTACCTCATCTACGATCCTTACAAGCCGTTGGACCCCGAGGTGCCAGCTGTCGCCTACGCCGGTTCATCGGGCGATCCTGATAACTTCTCCGCCAACTTGGGCGACTTCGACAACCTATGGCATCAGGACCGGCGCAGCATGAAGGAGGGACATTGGAGCGGCTTGGGACGCAACGTCCCCTTCGAGGACTTCACGGTGGAGGCTTCGATGGGCTCGCGGCTGGATCGCTCGCGCGAGTATCTGGGCTCCAGCGACACTATCATCATTCGCGCCCGCCGGCTGCTGCTCGACGCGGTGCGGGCTTTCGCCGAAGGCAAGCAAGTCCCTTGGCAAAGCGGCATCGATTTCAGCCGCATCCGCTCGCTGGCGATCAGCTATCCCGCCAGCGATAGCTGGCGCAGCCTGGATACCATCGGCGCCTATACTCAGCCCGAGGCCTGA
- a CDS encoding Rieske 2Fe-2S domain-containing protein: protein MLTREENELLCRVGPGSVMGDFLREYWVPALRADSLQADGAPKRVRLMGENFVAFRSTDGRVGLFDEGCPHRCTSLALARNEDNALTCIFHGWKIDVSGRVVEVPSEPPERRAEFAAKVRVRHFPVREAGGIVWTYLGRRQQPPPFYNFEFNLLPAEHVMAWRALLHCNWFQGMEAVLDSAHVGFLHRAWLKAQADGGGRAALNSPTYELIERPYGFREGALRDLRDGTYYARIREVVLPFYSFIPNDRPMPCLMICAIPVDDEWNAQWYVWYEPDRPMDRAEQMKWMGGVAQDRDNFCSDMGGFDNLWHQDREAMREGHWTGLTQCFQYEDFVVEESMGPIVNRSREYLGMSDAIILRVRRQMMQAAREFRKSGQLAFGNAEAIDYSTVRALAVRERAEINWREIDSFAPRYWEGWRQRAAAS from the coding sequence ATGCTGACACGCGAGGAGAACGAATTGCTGTGCCGGGTCGGGCCCGGCTCCGTGATGGGGGATTTTCTGCGCGAGTACTGGGTACCGGCGCTGCGCGCCGATTCCCTGCAGGCCGACGGCGCGCCCAAGCGGGTGCGGCTGATGGGCGAGAACTTCGTCGCCTTTCGCTCAACCGACGGCCGGGTCGGCCTGTTCGACGAGGGCTGTCCCCATCGATGCACCTCGCTAGCCCTGGCGCGCAACGAAGACAACGCCCTGACCTGCATCTTTCATGGCTGGAAGATCGACGTCTCCGGCCGCGTGGTCGAGGTGCCCTCCGAGCCGCCCGAGCGACGGGCCGAATTCGCCGCCAAGGTGCGCGTGCGTCATTTTCCCGTGCGAGAGGCGGGCGGAATCGTCTGGACTTATCTGGGTAGGCGCCAGCAACCGCCACCGTTCTACAACTTCGAGTTCAATCTGCTGCCCGCCGAACATGTGATGGCATGGCGAGCACTGTTGCATTGCAACTGGTTCCAGGGAATGGAAGCGGTGCTGGATTCGGCCCACGTCGGCTTCCTGCATCGGGCCTGGCTCAAGGCTCAAGCCGACGGCGGCGGACGCGCGGCTCTCAACAGCCCGACCTATGAATTGATCGAGCGCCCCTACGGCTTTCGCGAGGGCGCCCTGCGCGACCTGCGCGATGGCACCTATTATGCACGCATCCGCGAGGTGGTCCTGCCCTTCTATTCGTTTATTCCCAACGATCGGCCGATGCCCTGCCTGATGATCTGCGCGATCCCAGTCGACGACGAATGGAATGCGCAGTGGTACGTATGGTACGAGCCGGATCGGCCGATGGATCGGGCCGAGCAGATGAAATGGATGGGCGGCGTGGCACAGGACCGCGACAACTTCTGCAGCGACATGGGCGGCTTCGACAACCTGTGGCATCAGGATCGCGAGGCGATGCGCGAGGGGCATTGGACCGGCCTGACCCAGTGCTTTCAGTACGAGGATTTCGTAGTGGAGGAATCGATGGGCCCAATTGTCAATCGCAGCCGCGAGTACCTGGGCATGAGCGACGCGATCATCCTGCGCGTGCGGCGCCAAATGATGCAGGCGGCGCGCGAGTTCCGCAAGTCGGGCCAGCTGGCCTTCGGCAACGCCGAGGCGATCGACTACTCCACCGTGCGCGCCCTGGCGGTGCGCGAGCGGGCCGAAATCAACTGGCGCGAGATCGACTCTTTTGCGCCGCGCTACTGGGAGGGATGGCGCCAGCGGGCGGCGGCTAGCTGA
- a CDS encoding Rieske 2Fe-2S domain-containing protein — MLTREQNELLCRVSGGAPMGELLREFWIPAVRADALKADGAPVRLRFMGENFVAFRATDGRVGFFDEACPHRCTSLALARNEDNALTCIFHGWKIDVTGKVVEVPSEPVERRAEFAAKVRVRHYPTREAGGAVWVYLGRRQAPPFYNFEFNLLPSSHVRAVRALVHCNWLQGLEGLLDSAHFGILHQSFVAQRASDDRFSTHDQGPVFKLMAQPYGLREGALRKVEEDVNYLRIREVVMPFYSFIPFDRPPWQMICVIPIDDEWSAQWVFRYDHLKPIDDDDQERWLRLRGTQDSDNFCAGMIDWRNPSFQDRRAMKEGHWSGLKKFFYEDFAAQVSMGLMADRTREYLGSSDSIITHARQLLLRALRDHARGAPSFGQDRELDYSRLRAVSIRYRGNLDWRSIDPLNLPPPEG, encoded by the coding sequence GTGCTAACTCGTGAACAGAATGAACTGCTATGCCGCGTAAGCGGCGGCGCGCCGATGGGCGAGTTGCTGCGGGAGTTCTGGATACCGGCGGTTCGCGCCGACGCCCTTAAGGCCGACGGCGCCCCGGTGCGCTTGCGGTTTATGGGCGAGAACTTCGTCGCCTTCCGCGCAACTGACGGCCGCGTCGGCTTCTTCGACGAGGCCTGCCCCCATCGCTGCACCTCGCTGGCCCTGGCGCGCAACGAAGACAACGCCCTGACCTGCATCTTCCACGGCTGGAAGATCGACGTAACCGGCAAAGTAGTCGAAGTGCCCTCAGAGCCCGTCGAACGGCGCGCCGAATTCGCGGCCAAGGTGCGGGTGCGCCATTACCCGACGCGCGAGGCCGGGGGAGCGGTCTGGGTCTATCTGGGACGGCGGCAGGCGCCGCCCTTCTATAATTTCGAGTTCAATCTGCTGCCCAGCTCTCACGTGCGGGCAGTGCGCGCACTAGTCCACTGCAACTGGCTGCAAGGACTGGAAGGACTGTTGGACTCGGCCCATTTCGGCATTCTCCACCAAAGCTTCGTCGCCCAGCGCGCCAGCGACGATCGCTTTTCGACCCACGATCAAGGACCGGTATTCAAGCTGATGGCGCAACCCTATGGGTTGCGCGAGGGGGCGCTGCGCAAGGTCGAGGAGGACGTCAACTACCTGCGGATCCGCGAAGTGGTGATGCCCTTCTACTCCTTCATCCCGTTTGACCGGCCACCCTGGCAGATGATTTGCGTGATTCCGATCGACGACGAATGGAGCGCGCAGTGGGTCTTTCGCTACGACCATTTGAAGCCGATCGACGACGACGACCAGGAGCGCTGGTTGCGCCTGCGCGGAACGCAAGACAGCGACAATTTCTGCGCCGGGATGATTGACTGGCGCAATCCCAGCTTTCAGGATCGGCGGGCGATGAAGGAAGGCCATTGGAGCGGGCTTAAGAAATTCTTTTACGAGGATTTCGCCGCCCAGGTTTCGATGGGGTTGATGGCCGACCGCACTCGCGAGTATCTGGGCTCCAGCGACAGTATCATCACCCACGCACGCCAATTGCTGCTGCGCGCCCTGCGCGATCATGCACGCGGCGCGCCGTCGTTCGGCC